The following are encoded in a window of Thermogemmatispora onikobensis genomic DNA:
- the thiD gene encoding bifunctional hydroxymethylpyrimidine kinase/phosphomethylpyrimidine kinase — protein MSEEQRHPRALTIAGSDSSAGAGIQADLKTFAALEVYGLSAITAITAQNTLGVRAAFELPPELVEAQIDAVLEDIGADAAKTGMLATAPIIEVVARSVARWKLRLVVDPVMAAKSGDPLLQPEAVAALRGVLLPLAEVVTPNLPEAEMLTGRHIETLEEMREAARAIHDLGARHVVVKGGHRLDAPIDVYFDGTGFSELRAERIETRHTHGTGCTFSAALAAFLARGLSVAEAVAEAKRYVTEAIRRAPGLGRGHGPTEHFWQWKRSKKEEVR, from the coding sequence ATGAGCGAAGAGCAACGACACCCGCGGGCGTTGACCATTGCCGGCTCGGATTCCTCCGCTGGGGCTGGCATTCAGGCTGACCTCAAGACCTTCGCCGCCCTGGAGGTCTATGGTCTCTCGGCCATCACGGCCATCACAGCCCAGAACACGTTAGGAGTGCGGGCTGCCTTCGAACTGCCGCCGGAGCTGGTGGAGGCCCAGATCGATGCTGTGCTCGAGGACATCGGCGCCGACGCTGCCAAGACTGGCATGCTGGCGACGGCCCCCATTATTGAAGTCGTCGCCCGCAGCGTCGCTCGCTGGAAACTGCGTCTGGTTGTTGATCCTGTCATGGCGGCCAAAAGCGGGGACCCGCTACTGCAGCCCGAGGCCGTTGCGGCCCTGCGCGGTGTCCTGCTACCTCTGGCGGAGGTCGTGACGCCCAATCTGCCGGAGGCCGAGATGCTCACTGGGCGGCACATCGAGACGCTGGAGGAGATGCGCGAGGCGGCCCGAGCTATTCACGATCTCGGTGCGCGCCATGTGGTTGTCAAAGGCGGTCATCGCCTCGATGCCCCGATCGACGTCTATTTTGACGGGACCGGCTTCAGCGAATTGCGCGCCGAGCGCATCGAGACGCGCCATACCCACGGCACCGGCTGCACCTTCTCGGCGGCCCTTGCCGCCTTCCTGGCGCGGGGCCTCTCCGTGGCTGAGGCCGTGGCCGAGGCCAAGCGCTACGTGACCGAGGCCATTCGGCGGGCCCCGGGTCTGGGTCGCGGTCATGGACCTACCGAACATTTCTGGCAGTGGAAGCGAAGCAAGAAAGAAGAGGTACGCTGA
- a CDS encoding SDR family NAD(P)-dependent oxidoreductase, whose protein sequence is MERPGFRGKVVLVLGASGGIGAALVHRLLASGAQVIAAARSPERLAMLAREVEESAQLLTCPVDVRDPQQVADLLSQVWERTGRIDLAIYCAGIEYLGPLKTIGSAELEEMMATNFYGLFFLLQQLLPLMEQQREKGTIVSVSSPMARLAFPWASAYAASKAAGDALLTGLRRECRRSGVRLLTIYPGPTATGAGQQLPPERLPRWHEHGQKMEAGRCAELLLRAVAAGQTQRALTRSLRLLFLLERWLPSLSERICAGMPV, encoded by the coding sequence ATGGAAAGACCGGGCTTCCGGGGCAAGGTTGTACTGGTCTTAGGAGCCAGCGGAGGAATCGGCGCGGCCCTGGTCCACCGGCTGCTGGCTTCCGGTGCGCAGGTGATCGCCGCGGCGCGCTCACCGGAGCGTCTGGCTATGCTGGCGCGTGAGGTGGAGGAGTCAGCTCAGCTCCTGACCTGTCCCGTCGATGTACGCGATCCTCAGCAGGTGGCGGACCTGCTGAGCCAGGTCTGGGAGCGTACTGGGCGCATCGATCTGGCCATCTACTGTGCCGGTATCGAGTATCTCGGGCCGCTGAAGACGATAGGCAGCGCGGAGCTGGAAGAGATGATGGCCACCAATTTCTACGGTCTCTTCTTCCTCTTGCAGCAGCTTCTGCCCCTGATGGAGCAGCAGCGAGAAAAGGGAACGATCGTCAGCGTCTCCTCGCCGATGGCGCGCCTGGCCTTTCCCTGGGCGAGTGCCTATGCAGCCAGCAAGGCGGCGGGTGATGCGCTGCTGACGGGGCTGCGTCGCGAATGCAGGCGTAGCGGTGTGCGTCTGCTCACCATCTATCCAGGACCAACGGCGACCGGAGCAGGCCAGCAACTCCCGCCGGAGCGTCTACCGCGCTGGCACGAGCACGGCCAGAAGATGGAGGCCGGACGCTGTGCAGAGCTGCTCTTGCGAGCCGTTGCTGCTGGTCAGACGCAGCGGGCGCTTACCAGGTCTCTCCGCCTGCTGTTCCTGCTTGAGCGCTGGCTGCCGTCGCTCAGCGAGCGCATTTGTGCTGGTATGCCGGTGTAA
- a CDS encoding DUF4331 domain-containing protein has product MSSHREAPEIAKDPVADNTDVYAFVSPDRPETVTLIANYIPLQEPAGGPNFYEFGDDVLYEIHIDNDGDALADITYQFRFETEVRNPDTFLYNTGPITALDSPNWNRRQFYTVTRIEEDGTTKVLGRHLACPPCNIGPLSTPNYEELAKAAIHQLPGGGQVFAGQRNEGFYVDLGAIFDLLDIRPLQNLHLFPRPPQPGVDATKDLNVHSIALQVPKSSLTRERYAAADHKNPRSVIGVWASASRQKVTLHDSGQEPAHTGPWVQVSRLGNPLFNEVIVPLGKKNLWNRLAPKDDAAFVKYVEHPEVARLLPVLYPGVFPHLQALTAPRADLVAILLTGIPAGLIDGFQNFTGSKPADLLRLNVAIPPASKPNIFGILGGDLAGFPNGRRVFDDVVTIELRAVAGATYPLIDHNYTPDAAVSKLTGGVPPRTNYLKHFPYLATPKSGFDVPAS; this is encoded by the coding sequence ATGTCATCGCATCGCGAAGCCCCAGAGATTGCCAAAGATCCGGTCGCTGACAATACTGACGTCTACGCCTTTGTCAGCCCAGACAGGCCAGAGACGGTCACGCTGATCGCCAACTACATTCCGCTTCAGGAGCCAGCCGGAGGCCCCAACTTTTACGAATTTGGCGACGACGTCCTCTACGAAATTCACATTGACAACGATGGTGACGCTCTGGCCGATATCACCTATCAATTTCGCTTTGAGACGGAAGTACGCAATCCCGATACCTTTCTTTACAATACGGGGCCGATCACTGCGCTCGACAGCCCCAACTGGAATCGGCGCCAGTTCTACACGGTGACGCGCATCGAAGAGGACGGCACCACCAAAGTGCTGGGGCGGCACCTGGCTTGTCCGCCCTGCAACATCGGGCCGCTCTCGACTCCCAACTATGAAGAGCTGGCTAAAGCGGCTATTCATCAGTTGCCGGGTGGGGGTCAGGTCTTCGCTGGTCAGCGCAACGAAGGCTTCTATGTCGACCTGGGCGCTATTTTCGATTTGCTCGACATTCGCCCGTTACAGAATCTGCACCTCTTCCCACGACCTCCGCAGCCGGGGGTCGATGCTACCAAAGATCTGAATGTGCACAGCATCGCTCTGCAGGTCCCCAAATCCAGCCTGACACGTGAGCGCTATGCTGCCGCCGATCATAAAAACCCGCGCTCGGTCATTGGGGTCTGGGCCTCGGCCAGTCGCCAGAAGGTGACCCTGCACGACAGCGGGCAGGAGCCGGCCCATACGGGTCCCTGGGTGCAGGTCTCGCGCCTGGGCAATCCTCTCTTTAACGAGGTCATTGTGCCACTAGGCAAGAAAAACCTCTGGAATCGCCTGGCTCCCAAAGATGACGCTGCCTTTGTCAAATATGTTGAGCATCCCGAAGTGGCGCGGCTGCTGCCCGTCCTCTATCCTGGCGTCTTCCCTCACCTGCAGGCGCTGACGGCGCCGCGTGCCGACCTGGTAGCCATTCTGCTCACAGGCATTCCTGCCGGCCTCATTGACGGCTTCCAGAACTTCACCGGCTCGAAGCCCGCTGACCTGCTACGGCTGAATGTGGCCATTCCGCCCGCCAGCAAGCCGAACATCTTCGGTATTCTCGGCGGCGACCTGGCTGGTTTCCCCAATGGGCGGCGCGTCTTCGACGACGTGGTGACCATTGAGCTGCGAGCCGTGGCGGGGGCCACCTATCCACTCATCGATCACAACTACACGCCCGATGCTGCCGTCTCCAAGCTCACTGGAGGCGTTCCCCCGCGCACCAACTACCTCAAGCACTTTCCTTACTTAGCCACCCCCAAGAGTGGCTTTGATGTTCCGGCGAGCTGA
- a CDS encoding DNA gyrase/topoisomerase IV subunit A has protein sequence MARMSDRSVEQGTIREEDFAVLLARAFATYGLSVVTDRALPDARDGLKPVQRRILTGMREAGYRSERPTVKSAEVVGLILGNYHPHGDASVYEAAVRLAQPFTMRYPLIEGQGNMGSEDGDAPAAYRYTEMRLSPLAEALMADLECETVPLHPTYKQDPKVLEPDYLPGRLPPVINPSSGIAVGLATNIPPHNLAEVLRACIALLDQPEMSVEQLMTMIQGPDFPQGGRVIGLDGIRDYFTTGKGRIVVRAEVRLEETPRSRSLVVVQIPPVGRDRVKVSIAEAINAGRVEGLLPDVRDESDAEKGTRIVLDLRKDADPARVLTQLYQETDLQVSLSFQMVFLFGEPMQPARQPRQVGMLELLNYWNAHQIDVLTRRAQFQLRKARERLHVLEGLIIGAANAQEIVRLFQQAEDRAAARRAIEERYRLTAAQSEVIAGMTLSQVTRLDAQKYVREREELQTRVAELEHLLSDRRALVAQLKREMQQLIRRFGDGRRTVVDAQARVDEPVREVQPLYERTPLTLVLTRAAAVKALPPGAYGTRSSERYGPVRGDEQLRQILPGYSQDAVLCVASSGRVFQVPAFRLPQATRSARGEPLARLLALNPEEEPVALFALAAHEEDRYLVTFSRQGKVKKSPLSEYRTVDEEGLQDMKLAEGDAVATALVVRAGGEYLVSSDSGQTLRFADESLRSQGRSGQGVMAMTLAAGSRLVSAAYLQPEQPGELATGTALLLLSEQGYAKRLAVEELPLRGRATAGVTSLTLLPGDQLLTTLLVQPTDQLLFVWRPEGANRGEQTRVLRAQEIPLLGRSGPPQRLVEGQLLAAVLLPPVQEN, from the coding sequence ATGGCACGCATGTCTGATCGTTCGGTTGAGCAGGGGACGATTCGCGAGGAGGACTTCGCGGTCCTGCTGGCGCGCGCCTTCGCCACCTACGGGCTGTCGGTGGTGACCGATCGCGCGCTGCCGGATGCCCGCGATGGTCTCAAGCCGGTGCAGCGCCGTATTCTGACCGGGATGCGCGAGGCCGGCTATCGCTCCGAGCGTCCTACGGTCAAGAGCGCCGAGGTGGTGGGGCTGATTCTGGGTAACTACCATCCTCACGGCGATGCCTCGGTCTATGAGGCCGCCGTGCGCCTGGCCCAGCCTTTTACGATGCGCTACCCCCTGATCGAGGGCCAGGGGAATATGGGCAGCGAGGATGGCGATGCCCCCGCCGCCTATCGCTATACAGAGATGCGTCTCTCGCCGCTGGCCGAGGCCTTGATGGCCGATCTGGAATGCGAGACGGTGCCGTTGCACCCGACCTATAAGCAGGACCCCAAGGTCCTGGAGCCAGATTATTTGCCCGGGCGCCTGCCGCCCGTGATTAATCCCTCCAGCGGCATCGCCGTCGGCCTGGCGACCAATATTCCGCCCCATAATCTGGCCGAGGTCCTGCGGGCCTGTATTGCCCTGCTTGATCAGCCCGAGATGAGCGTCGAGCAGCTGATGACGATGATCCAGGGGCCGGACTTCCCCCAGGGCGGGCGTGTGATTGGCCTGGATGGCATTCGCGACTACTTCACCACCGGCAAGGGGCGCATCGTAGTCCGAGCCGAGGTGCGGCTTGAGGAGACGCCGCGCAGCCGCTCGCTGGTGGTCGTGCAGATCCCGCCGGTAGGGCGCGATCGAGTGAAGGTCTCCATTGCCGAGGCCATCAATGCCGGGCGCGTTGAGGGGCTGCTGCCGGATGTGCGCGATGAGAGCGACGCCGAGAAGGGCACACGCATTGTCCTCGACCTGCGAAAAGATGCCGATCCGGCGCGCGTACTGACCCAGTTGTATCAGGAGACCGATCTGCAAGTCTCGCTCTCCTTCCAAATGGTCTTTCTCTTCGGGGAACCAATGCAGCCGGCTCGCCAGCCGCGCCAGGTGGGCATGCTGGAGCTGCTCAACTATTGGAATGCCCACCAGATCGATGTTCTGACACGCCGCGCGCAGTTTCAACTGCGTAAGGCCCGCGAGCGCTTGCACGTTTTGGAGGGGCTGATCATCGGCGCAGCCAACGCTCAGGAGATCGTGCGCCTCTTTCAGCAGGCGGAGGACCGCGCAGCGGCGCGCCGGGCCATCGAGGAGCGCTATCGGCTGACGGCAGCCCAGTCGGAGGTGATCGCCGGGATGACGCTCTCCCAGGTGACGCGCCTGGACGCGCAGAAGTATGTTCGTGAGCGCGAAGAGCTGCAGACGCGGGTAGCCGAGCTGGAGCACCTTCTGAGCGATCGACGAGCACTGGTGGCGCAACTCAAGCGAGAGATGCAGCAGTTGATCCGGCGCTTCGGAGATGGGCGCCGCACGGTCGTTGACGCCCAGGCGCGCGTCGATGAGCCGGTGCGCGAAGTGCAGCCCCTTTATGAGCGGACACCCCTGACGCTGGTGCTGACGCGCGCAGCGGCGGTGAAGGCTCTGCCGCCCGGGGCCTATGGAACGCGCTCGTCGGAGCGCTATGGGCCGGTGCGTGGCGATGAGCAGCTGCGCCAGATCCTGCCAGGCTACTCACAGGACGCTGTGCTCTGCGTTGCTTCCAGCGGGCGCGTCTTCCAGGTGCCGGCGTTCCGTCTACCGCAGGCAACGCGCTCGGCCCGCGGTGAGCCACTGGCTCGCTTGCTGGCCCTCAATCCAGAAGAGGAGCCAGTGGCGCTCTTCGCACTGGCGGCGCACGAGGAGGATCGCTATCTGGTAACCTTTAGTCGCCAGGGGAAGGTGAAAAAGTCGCCGCTGAGCGAGTATCGCACGGTAGATGAGGAGGGCTTGCAAGATATGAAGCTGGCGGAAGGCGATGCGGTGGCAACGGCCCTGGTGGTCAGAGCCGGCGGCGAGTATCTGGTGAGTAGCGATAGCGGGCAGACCCTGCGCTTTGCCGATGAGAGTCTGCGCTCCCAGGGCCGTAGTGGTCAGGGGGTGATGGCCATGACCCTGGCCGCTGGCTCGCGCCTGGTGAGCGCTGCCTATCTCCAGCCAGAGCAGCCGGGAGAACTGGCGACAGGGACCGCTCTGCTCCTCCTCAGCGAGCAAGGCTACGCTAAGCGCCTGGCCGTGGAGGAGCTGCCCTTGCGCGGACGAGCCACGGCAGGCGTGACCAGCCTGACACTCCTCCCTGGCGATCAGCTGCTGACGACGCTGCTGGTTCAGCCTACGGATCAGCTGCTCTTCGTCTGGCGCCCAGAAGGAGCGAACAGAGGCGAGCAGACACGGGTCCTGCGCGCTCAGGAAATCCCCCTGCTGGGCCGCAGCGGACCCCCGCAGCGCCTGGTCGAGGGCCAACTGCTGGCGGCGGTGCTCTTGCCACCTGTCCAGGAGAACTGA
- a CDS encoding TetR/AcrR family transcriptional regulator, giving the protein MGSKERREREREAMRQAIMEAALMIAAQEGWQAVTVRRVAERIEYSPSALYKYFEDKDAILETLLVQGFAQLLEELRRAAAGERDPEERLLHIATAYWGFVWRNQTLYELMFSLRQGGLHNIQEAKATFALVRSVLANWSEARSVTLRNLDDAVDILWATLHGLVSLALAHLVYGGPPRAKLLLTRAVRDLLRAWEQAPAH; this is encoded by the coding sequence GTGGGCAGCAAGGAGAGACGGGAGCGCGAGCGCGAAGCCATGCGGCAGGCGATTATGGAGGCGGCGCTGATGATTGCGGCACAGGAGGGCTGGCAGGCTGTGACGGTGCGTCGGGTGGCTGAGCGCATCGAGTATAGTCCTTCCGCGCTCTATAAGTATTTCGAGGATAAGGACGCCATTCTAGAAACGCTGCTGGTGCAGGGCTTTGCCCAGTTGCTGGAGGAGCTGCGCCGCGCTGCTGCTGGGGAGAGGGACCCCGAGGAGCGGCTGCTCCATATAGCCACAGCTTATTGGGGCTTCGTCTGGCGCAATCAGACGCTCTACGAGCTGATGTTTAGCCTGCGTCAGGGCGGGTTGCACAACATTCAAGAGGCCAAAGCTACCTTTGCTCTGGTGCGGTCGGTACTGGCAAACTGGAGCGAGGCCCGCTCTGTGACCCTGCGCAACCTGGATGACGCCGTCGATATCCTCTGGGCAACCTTGCATGGCCTGGTGAGCCTCGCCCTGGCACACCTGGTCTACGGCGGCCCTCCCCGCGCGAAGCTGCTCCTGACGCGGGCGGTGCGCGATCTGCTGCGGGCCTGGGAACAGGCTCCCGCGCACTAA
- the tenA gene encoding thiaminase II yields the protein MSAAETTAMPAGSGLSARLRESVLPLWQRQLQHPFVVALGDGSLPRANFEFYIRQDALFLDVLAKCFAFAATRSEDHAEIEQFGRLLLNTLVVEQELHRRYGERFGLTPEQMAATPMAPTNYAYTRHLLTVATSGTLPEIITSMLPCAWIYAEVGTHLTGNKPPAPEHPYADWLRTYADPEFDAVGRWLRERLDLHAERLPAEALARLYEIFRISTCYEWLFWEMAWRQEQWPA from the coding sequence ATGTCTGCTGCTGAAACCACCGCTATGCCTGCGGGGAGCGGTCTCTCCGCGCGTTTGCGTGAGAGTGTTCTCCCTCTGTGGCAGCGCCAGCTGCAACATCCTTTTGTGGTCGCCCTCGGCGATGGTTCCCTGCCGCGCGCCAATTTCGAGTTTTATATCCGGCAAGATGCTCTCTTTCTCGACGTGCTGGCCAAATGCTTTGCCTTTGCTGCCACTCGGAGCGAGGATCACGCCGAGATCGAGCAGTTTGGCCGCCTGCTGCTCAACACCCTCGTCGTCGAGCAGGAGCTGCACCGCCGTTACGGCGAGCGTTTTGGCTTGACGCCTGAGCAGATGGCGGCCACGCCGATGGCTCCCACCAACTACGCCTACACCCGTCATCTGCTGACCGTCGCCACCAGCGGGACCCTCCCCGAGATCATCACCTCTATGCTGCCCTGTGCCTGGATCTATGCCGAGGTGGGCACCCATCTCACGGGCAACAAGCCGCCGGCTCCTGAGCATCCCTATGCCGATTGGCTGCGCACCTATGCCGATCCCGAATTCGATGCCGTGGGGCGCTGGCTGCGCGAGCGCCTGGACCTCCACGCTGAGCGCCTGCCAGCAGAGGCCCTGGCCCGTCTCTACGAGATCTTTCGCATCAGCACCTGCTATGAATGGCTCTTCTGGGAAATGGCCTGGCGACAAGAGCAGTGGCCAGCCTGA
- a CDS encoding MMPL family transporter: protein MLSMRYAPWLYRWRWLVLGTAPLFIVLALIYGTGLFAALKTGGFDVPGSESFQAQQLLEKQLPGATPDVILLLKAPGLHPTDPVFEEAARALLRTLQARSEVAGLTSYYTRRSPQLLSDDGRETLVLIQLAHQDESTKEQEYRAILPLLTSPLLQITAGGSVPFAVELNQQVSQDLERAELLTFPLVTLLLLIVFGGLVAAMMPLVIGGMTVILAFAILHLLAEVTEISVFAINVVTMLGLGLSIDYALLMITRFREELVAGDHAGEPRVALALRATLRTAGRAVLFSGLTVSLSLLGLLLFPEVFLRSLGLGAITTVLVALLTALVLLPAFLAVLGKRINLLSLRGGFRLLREGRSAAQGALASRPREEGRGRTTGAWAWIAELVMRHPWPVLLVLLPCLLLPGWPFLSVSFSTPDVSVLPATASARLLAERLSHDFREHGAAQITIALSSETGVLSAVGLARLDRYVQQLKRLPGVIHIESLVTVDPRLSLAEYQRLYAQPEPARQPELTNVAHLLAHGRYTQVTVALAYNELSPQASHLVEQIRQLSLPGGLTALVGGLTAQQIDLFANLRATIPVALALLILAVMLLLFVMTGSLLIPLKTVLLSLLSLTVTFGSLVWIFQQGHLASVLDFEPPGSIDGTQPVLIFAIAFGLSMDYEVFLLSRIKEYYDQSGDNRQAVALGLQRTGGLITSAALLLAVVLAAFATARIIFIKEIGVGLALAVLLDASIIRALLVPATMRLLGDFNWWAPPLLRALWRRMGWSELDQ from the coding sequence ATGCTCAGTATGCGTTATGCCCCCTGGCTCTATCGCTGGCGCTGGCTGGTCCTGGGTACAGCGCCCCTCTTCATCGTCCTGGCGCTCATCTACGGGACCGGCCTCTTTGCTGCTCTCAAGACTGGCGGCTTCGATGTGCCCGGAAGCGAATCCTTCCAGGCTCAGCAGCTCCTTGAAAAGCAGCTTCCAGGAGCAACTCCTGATGTGATCCTGCTGCTCAAAGCGCCGGGCTTGCATCCGACTGACCCGGTCTTTGAGGAGGCAGCGCGCGCGCTCTTGCGTACGCTCCAGGCCCGCAGTGAGGTTGCTGGGCTGACTTCCTACTATACTAGGCGCAGCCCTCAGCTCCTCTCCGACGATGGACGCGAAACGCTGGTCCTCATTCAGCTCGCTCATCAGGACGAGTCGACAAAAGAACAAGAGTACCGGGCGATCCTGCCGCTTTTGACCTCGCCCCTCTTGCAGATTACCGCCGGGGGAAGTGTCCCCTTTGCTGTGGAACTCAACCAGCAGGTCAGCCAGGATCTGGAACGAGCTGAGTTGCTGACCTTCCCACTGGTGACTTTGCTGCTACTGATCGTCTTTGGTGGTCTTGTCGCAGCCATGATGCCGCTAGTGATTGGCGGAATGACGGTTATTCTGGCCTTTGCTATCCTGCATCTCTTGGCAGAAGTAACTGAGATATCGGTCTTTGCCATTAACGTCGTTACTATGCTGGGTCTGGGCCTGTCGATAGATTATGCGCTCCTGATGATCACGCGCTTTCGAGAGGAATTGGTGGCGGGGGATCATGCGGGGGAGCCGCGGGTGGCTCTCGCCTTGCGAGCCACCTTGCGTACGGCGGGGAGAGCCGTCCTCTTCTCGGGGCTGACGGTTAGCCTGAGCCTCCTGGGCCTGCTCCTCTTCCCAGAGGTCTTTCTGCGCAGCCTGGGTCTGGGAGCGATCACTACCGTGCTCGTGGCTCTGCTGACCGCGCTGGTGCTCTTGCCTGCCTTCCTGGCTGTCCTTGGGAAACGGATTAACCTGCTGAGCCTGCGCGGTGGTTTCCGACTGCTTCGGGAGGGCCGGTCAGCTGCTCAGGGTGCTCTTGCATCTAGGCCGAGGGAGGAGGGCCGCGGGAGGACTACGGGAGCCTGGGCCTGGATTGCCGAACTGGTCATGCGGCATCCCTGGCCTGTCTTGTTGGTCCTGTTGCCGTGCCTGCTCCTCCCAGGCTGGCCTTTTCTCTCAGTTTCCTTCTCGACGCCGGATGTCAGTGTACTGCCCGCAACAGCCTCGGCGCGGCTGCTGGCTGAGCGTCTGAGCCATGACTTTCGCGAACACGGGGCCGCTCAGATTACGATTGCTCTCAGCAGCGAGACAGGTGTCCTCTCGGCTGTGGGCCTGGCCCGGCTCGATCGCTATGTCCAGCAGCTGAAGCGCCTCCCTGGCGTCATCCATATTGAGAGCCTGGTCACCGTTGATCCCCGGCTCTCGCTAGCTGAGTACCAGCGGCTCTATGCCCAGCCAGAGCCGGCCAGGCAGCCCGAGCTGACGAACGTGGCCCATCTACTGGCTCACGGTCGCTACACCCAGGTCACCGTGGCACTGGCCTACAACGAGCTCTCTCCACAGGCCAGCCATCTGGTTGAACAGATCCGGCAGCTCAGCCTGCCAGGTGGACTGACGGCTCTCGTGGGCGGCCTGACGGCCCAGCAGATCGATCTCTTCGCCAATTTGCGGGCCACGATTCCTGTGGCTCTGGCCCTGCTGATCCTGGCGGTGATGCTGCTCCTCTTTGTCATGACCGGGTCGCTCCTGATTCCGCTCAAAACCGTGCTGCTCAGCCTCCTCTCGCTGACCGTCACCTTTGGCTCGCTGGTCTGGATCTTCCAGCAGGGACACCTCGCCTCTGTGCTGGACTTTGAGCCGCCTGGCAGCATAGATGGCACACAGCCTGTGCTCATTTTCGCCATTGCCTTTGGCCTCTCGATGGACTATGAGGTCTTTCTGCTGAGCCGCATCAAGGAGTATTACGATCAGAGCGGCGACAATCGCCAGGCTGTCGCCCTCGGACTCCAGCGCACCGGCGGACTGATCACCAGTGCCGCTCTGCTGCTGGCGGTGGTTCTGGCTGCCTTTGCTACGGCCCGCATCATCTTCATCAAGGAGATTGGCGTAGGGCTGGCGCTGGCCGTTCTGCTGGATGCCAGTATCATCCGTGCTTTGCTGGTCCCGGCGACGATGCGACTGCTGGGTGATTTCAACTGGTGGGCGCCGCCGCTCCTGCGGGCGCTCTGGCGACGTATGGGCTGGAGCGAGCTAGACCAATAG
- a CDS encoding twin-arginine translocation signal domain-containing protein encodes MPRMTRRSFLKRTSVGVATGSALVGAFAVAQPVEAQPAAAGVVNAGRAAGSDLASASENDEPLVLHVRQRSTGEVSILTGTREITYRDPHLVAHLLKRAAQP; translated from the coding sequence ATGCCGCGAATGACAAGGCGCAGTTTTCTCAAGCGGACCTCCGTTGGCGTGGCCACCGGAAGCGCTCTGGTTGGGGCCTTTGCTGTGGCGCAGCCGGTCGAAGCGCAGCCAGCAGCAGCCGGTGTAGTAAATGCAGGCCGGGCAGCAGGTTCCGACCTGGCCTCTGCCTCAGAGAACGACGAGCCGCTGGTGCTGCATGTGCGCCAGCGGAGCACGGGAGAGGTGAGCATCCTGACCGGTACACGTGAGATCACCTATCGTGATCCGCATCTGGTCGCCCATCTCCTCAAGAGGGCCGCGCAACCATGA